The Caldalkalibacillus salinus genome has a segment encoding these proteins:
- a CDS encoding helix-turn-helix transcriptional regulator → MVIELTSRQEKIVQIVKDEGPITGEHIADKLSLTRATLRPDLAILTMAGILDARPRVGYFYSGKSTLQAIGESIKNKTVNEVKSVPVLVRENATVYDCICTMFLEDVGTLFVVDEDNHLVGVVSRKDLLRSAIGKQSLEEIPVSIIMTRMPNLVITYPEESLHDAATKLIRYQVDALPVVVEDDKEQGKMNIIGRVTKTNITNAYVELGNEGL, encoded by the coding sequence ATGGTCATCGAACTGACGAGTAGACAAGAGAAGATCGTGCAAATCGTTAAAGACGAGGGTCCTATTACGGGAGAACATATAGCAGATAAGCTCAGCTTAACCAGAGCCACCTTGCGCCCGGACCTGGCAATTTTAACGATGGCAGGGATTCTTGATGCGAGACCAAGAGTAGGCTATTTTTACTCCGGTAAATCAACTTTACAAGCTATTGGCGAAAGTATTAAGAATAAAACAGTGAATGAAGTCAAATCCGTACCCGTTTTAGTACGGGAAAATGCGACAGTGTATGATTGTATATGCACCATGTTCTTAGAGGATGTGGGCACATTATTTGTCGTTGATGAAGATAACCACCTAGTGGGGGTTGTATCTCGAAAAGACTTACTCCGCTCTGCGATAGGAAAGCAGAGTCTAGAGGAAATACCCGTGAGTATTATCATGACGCGGATGCCGAACCTAGTCATAACCTATCCAGAGGAGTCGCTACATGATGCCGCGACGAAGTTAATACGTTACCAAGTCGATGCCCTTCCAGTGGTCGTTGAGGATGACAAAGAGCAAGGAAAAATGAATATTATAGGTAGAGTGACTAAAACAAATATCACAAACGCGTATGTAGAATTAGGTAATGAAGGATTATAG